Genomic segment of Cytophagia bacterium CHB2:
CACCGGCGCACGGTCCAGCGGCAAGTTTGTGGTCATTCATTAAATGCAGAAAAACAGAAGGCAAAACCATTAAGGACAAAACCATTTTGAGAGTGAGGTGGGAACGATGCCGATTCGGTTGGGGGTTCAGACAAAGCCGATTTCCTGTGACGATTTTCACGCGCTGGACTATAAAGTAATGGGAATCGTTTTTTCAATTCATCGTGACCTCGGAAGGTTTTGGGATGAAAGGATTTATCAGAATGAACTTGCTTATAGGTGCAAAAGAGCCGGATTCGAAAGAGTTGCATTTGAGGCTCGAATATACGTGTCATTCAATGACTTCACAAAGATCTATAAAATCGATTTGCTGATCGATAACGGCATCTATGAATTAAAGACGGCACAGGCTCTCACCGGCGAACATGAGAAGCAAACAATTAATTATCTCCTGTTAGCCGGACTCAATCATGGCAAGCTCATCAACATGCGGCCGCCCTCGGTTCAACATCGCTTTGTCTCCACCAACTTGACTCCCGAGAGTCGCTATGCTTTTCGTATTGACGATAACCATTGGCAAGAGGTTGATGAAGACAGCATTTGGCTCAAGCGAACGTCTAGACATCTTCTGGAGGAGTGGGGTGCGTTTCTTGATTTTAATTTATTCTATGATGCCATTGTTCACTTGCTTGGTGGCGAAGCAAAGGTAATAAAAGAACTCGAAATTAAGGATGGCTCGCGCGTGTTGGGCAGTCAAAAGGCTCATTTGCTCAATTCAAGTGTCGCGTTCAAGATTTCGGCTGTGACCAGGGACGAAATGTCCAATGAGAAGCATTTGCGGCGATTCCTTCACTATACCTCGCTCAAAGCTGTTCATTGGATCAACTTTGATCATGATCGCGTGGTTTTTAGAACAATTCTCAAATGAAGCCTTTAATGGTTTTGCCCCAAATGGTTTTGCCTTTTTAACCAATACTGAGAATCATCATGAATTCTCTCAAAATGCAAATTAGCGCCGCTCTTATAGGCGCTGGCGTCCTCTGCCTCCCCGCCGCGCATGCGCAGAAGGTGGGCAGCACCTCAATGCAGTTTTTGAAAGTGATGCCCTCGGCGCGCGCCACGGCGTTGGGCGAGGCTTATGCCGTGTGGGCCACTGGCGCCGAGGCAATGTTTTGGAATCCCGCCGGCCTCGCTCGGCTCGACAACATGGAATTGACTTCCACCTACACCAACTGGCTCTTTGATTCCCAACAGGGCGCACTCGCCTTCGCGCTCGCCATTGAAGGATTCGGCGCGCTCGGCCTGCAAGTCCAGTATGTCGATTTCGGTGAATTCGAAGAAACCACCACCGCGCGCCCCTACATCAGCAATCCCGAAGGGCCGGGCCTGACGGGAAGAACCTTCAGCCCTTACAGCTACGTCGTCGGCGTATCGTATGGCCGCGATCTCACCGACAAGTTCTCCGTGGGCCTGGGTCTGAAATACGCACATGAATCACTGTATGATGGCCGGAAGCTGACGGCGCAAGTGCGACAAGGCGTGCTCGAAGAGGTCGACACCTGGGCGAACGGCTTGCTCTTCGATTTCGGCATTCGCTACAACACCGGTTATCGCTCGATTCATATCGGATCTGCGGTGCAGAATTTCGGAGCGGATGTGAAATATGCCAAGGAATCGAATCCTGTGCCGCTGCTGTTTCGCTTCGGCATTGGCGCGGACATCATCGGGCCGGAGGGTCTGTTGCGCTCCGGCAGCACGGAGAACCGGTTGAGCGCAGCACTTGACATCTTCCATCC
This window contains:
- a CDS encoding GxxExxY protein — encoded protein: MGTMPIRLGVQTKPISCDDFHALDYKVMGIVFSIHRDLGRFWDERIYQNELAYRCKRAGFERVAFEARIYVSFNDFTKIYKIDLLIDNGIYELKTAQALTGEHEKQTINYLLLAGLNHGKLINMRPPSVQHRFVSTNLTPESRYAFRIDDNHWQEVDEDSIWLKRTSRHLLEEWGAFLDFNLFYDAIVHLLGGEAKVIKELEIKDGSRVLGSQKAHLLNSSVAFKISAVTRDEMSNEKHLRRFLHYTSLKAVHWINFDHDRVVFRTILK
- a CDS encoding PorV/PorQ family protein; protein product: MQISAALIGAGVLCLPAAHAQKVGSTSMQFLKVMPSARATALGEAYAVWATGAEAMFWNPAGLARLDNMELTSTYTNWLFDSQQGALAFALAIEGFGALGLQVQYVDFGEFEETTTARPYISNPEGPGLTGRTFSPYSYVVGVSYGRDLTDKFSVGLGLKYAHESLYDGRKLTAQVRQGVLEEVDTWANGLLFDFGIRYNTGYRSIHIGSAVQNFGADVKYAKESNPVPLLFRFGIGADIIGPEGLLRSGSTENRLSAALDIFHPNDYAQQIHAGVEYEFAGSFALRGGYKFNYDFDGLTLGGGVKHALEGIRLSADYSYGAMGTYLGNVQRISLGIALP